A stretch of the Thermodesulfobacteriota bacterium genome encodes the following:
- a CDS encoding biopolymer transporter ExbD: MDIPVRPRAPGLNLTPMIDIVFLLLVFFLLTTHFVEEGGVGLRLPTAESQTERPEEPVTVSVARDGSVYLGTEAVTLVGLVERLRVEVGPGGRPVVVRGDREAPLQAAVAVLDAARAAGAVRLVVATEHGGP, translated from the coding sequence ATGGACATCCCAGTGCGGCCCCGGGCGCCGGGCTTGAACCTGACGCCCATGATCGACATCGTGTTCTTGCTCCTGGTCTTCTTTCTCCTCACCACCCACTTCGTGGAGGAAGGGGGCGTGGGGCTGCGGCTCCCCACCGCCGAGAGCCAGACCGAGCGCCCCGAGGAGCCGGTGACGGTGAGCGTGGCCCGGGACGGCTCGGTCTACCTGGGGACCGAGGCGGTGACCCTGGTCGGGCTGGTGGAGCGCCTACGGGTCGAGGTGGGACCGGGTGGCCGGCCGGTGGTGGTGCGCGGCGACCGGGAGGCGCCCCTCCAGGCTGCGGTCGCGGTGCTCGATGCCGCCCGGGCCGCCGGAGCCGTGCGCCTGGTGGTGGCTACGGAGCACGGGGGGCCGTGA